The Thermoflexus hugenholtzii JAD2 genomic interval AGCTCACCACCACCACGTGGGAGGGAAGCGGCCCTTGTTCCTCCAAGATCCGCGTGTGGTCAAGGACTTCATGATACAGTTTCTCGGGCACATCGCCGGCGATCACCGTGACATCCACCTGGCCGGCCTTTAAAGCCTCCCAGCACTGGCCGTAGCCCCCGGCGAACAGCACCTGGCCGAAGAACGCCTTGGGATCCACCTCCTGTCCCTCCGCCGGTTCGGGGAGGAGGCCCCGCTCGATCAACCGGGCCATAGGCCCGATGTAGCCGGAGGTGGAGATCGGGCTGGGGAAGCACGCCCGCTTCCCCTTGAGCTCCGCTAAGGATTGATAAGGGCTGTCCTGGGGGACCACCCAGTAGGAGTAATAATACGTGGCCTCGGTCTTCTGAGCGCCGTGGAACACCTCTCGCACCTCCGCCAGGACCACCTGGGCGCCGGCGCGCTCGACGGCGAGCAGGCCCGCGAAGGGCCCCATGAAGGCCACGTGGGCCTGACCGAACCGCAGGGCCTCCACCACCCCGGCCTGGCTCAGCGGGACATAGATCTCCACATCCACATCCGGGCCCAGCCGCTGCTCCAGATCCTGCTCCAGCGGACGAGCCTGCTCCAGCATCTCGGAGACGGCAAAGGTCGGTTGCACCGCCACCACCAGCCGCGTCCGGGCCGCCGGCCGCGGTGCGCAGGCCATCAGGAACAGGCCGATCAGCCATGCCCATCGAAGCGCTGTCCGCATGTTATTTACCCCCCCCCAGAATGGGATGACCAGCGAAACTTTACCCCGCATCCCATCCCGCTGTCAATAGAAAAGGGTTTATCAACGAATTTTCAGGATTATTTTCACGCAAAATAACCTGGGTTAACCTCCGGACAGAGGGGGTCGGGTTTCCTGGACGGAGGGTGCAGGATATGATGTAGGGAAATCGATGCGCAGGTATTCCGGAAGCCGATTGAGGGACGAATGGGCCCATCCGCGGAGGCCTCGAGGGATCGCGGGGGGATCGCCCGTCAGGTCGTGCGGGGATCAGCCTACAGCGTGGCGGCCTCCCTGGCCACCATGTCCCTGGGGTTCCTCCGGACCTTGTTGCTCTTGCGCTTCCTGGGGCCGGAGGCTTTCGGGGTGATGGGGATGGCCATGGTCTACGCCGCCGCGGCCCTCCAGCTGGTGGACTGGGGGCTGGACCAGGGGGTGTTGCACCGGCAGGCGCGGGATCGGCCCACGCTGGCGACCTATGGATGGCTCCGGATGGGCACGGTGGCGACGGCGGCGCTGGCCCTCTTCCTCGCCGCCCCGATCCTGGGCGCCCTCTACCCTCGGATGCCGGAGCTGCCCGCGGTCCTGCGGGGGATGAGCCTGGTGGTGCTGCTCCAGGGCCTCTCTTTCATCCAGGAGACGATGATGAGCCGGGACATGCGGTTCGACCGGCGGGCGCTGGTGGATGTGGCGGCCGCGGCAACGATGACCGTGGTGGCCCCCTACCTGGCCTGGCGGGGATGGGGCGTCTGGGCGCTGGTGGCTGAACAGGCCAGCGGCATCGGGGTGCGGGCGTTGCTCACCTGGGGGCCCCTCCGGATGTGGCGCCCGCACCGGGGCTGGGATCCAGAGATCGCCCGCTGGTTTGTGCGGTTCGGCGGGCCCCTCTGGCTCTCCGGGAACATTCAATTCCTGCTGGAGCGCTTCGATGACTTCTGGGTGGGCACCGCGTTAGGGCAGGAGGCGCTGGGGTTGTATGCCCGGGCCTTTGAGTTCGCCCAATATCCGAGGCGGGTGGTGGCTGGCCCCCTGGTCCTGGTGCTCACCCCGGCCTTCGCGCGCCTCCAGGGCGATCGCCGTCGGCTCTCCCAGGCCTTTTACCGCGGCGCGTATGTGTTGCTGCGAGCCAGCCTGCTGCTCAGCGGGGCGATGGCCATCGCGTTGCCCGAGCTGTTGCAGCTGCTGAACCCCCGGTGGCTGCCGATGGTGCGGACCTTCCGCCTGATGCTGGTGTATGCGATGCTGGAGGGATGGGTGGCCCTGGCCGGCGGGCTGCTGGTGGCCACGGGGCATCCGGCGGCGATGGGTCGCATGGCCCTCGCCCGCCTGGCCTTCTTCCTGCCGGGCGTGGTGGTCGGGGCGTGGGCCGGAGGGATCGACGGCGTGGCCCTCGCCGCCGACGGCATGATGGCGCTAAGCGCCCTCATGCTCCACCGCCCCCTCCGGGAAACCGTGGACTTCTCCATATGGCCCCTGATGGGTGGGCCTTTGTTGGCATGGGCAAGCGCCGGCGGCATTGGATTGCTCATCGAAGCGTTATCGGTCCCTTCCTCGCCGCTGGTGCGCATGCTTTTAAAGGGCATGCTCTTTATCGGGATCTACGTCGGATGGCTGCTGGCCTTCGAGAAAGGAACATGGCGTGAGGCGGCCTCGTGGATACTGATGACCCGACAGCGTTCAGCGGGTCTTCTCCAACGCCCGCCTCAGCACCCGGATTAAGGGGAAAGACATATGAATAAAAGGTTGAGGCGATCTCATGTTTTTGATCTCATTATCATGACCGTGGTCCTGACCTTCTGGGTTGGCCGATGGATCTGGCTGATGATCGACATCCATCGTGGGAGGCCGGACCGGTTGATGGATTTCGCGACTTACTATGTGGCCGCCCGGGCGCTGTGGGAGGGAAAGGATCTCTATCAGATAGACGGGAGCCAGTGGTTCGCCTTAGGCAAGGAAAGCGGCATCCCCACTGCGCTGGGGATCTATGTATATCCGCCTCTGTTCGCCCTTCTGATGACCCTTCTTGCGTGGCTGCCGTTTTCGGCGGCAGCGATGGTCTGGGGCGCGATTACCTGGGCCTCATTCTTGGGGAGCGCATATTTGTTCGCCCGCTGGGTCCGGTTGCCTACATGGCCCTTCCTTCTCTGCGCTCTCTTGTTTCTCCCCGTGAGCGTGACGATGAACTACGGGCAGTCCAATGGGATCCTGCTCTTCCTGATCCTTCTCGCATGGCTCTCCTTACACGCTCCCTCCGCATGGACCCAAGGCTGGGGCGCAGTGGCGCTCTCCATCGCGATTTGGGTCAAAATGTGGCCGGCGCTGCTGGGCCTCTACTTTTGTCTGAGCCGAAAATTTCTTCGACCGCTGCTCTGGACTGGGATCGCGTTTTTGGGGCTGGGGGGGCTTCAGGCGCTGATCCTGGGCTCTGAGCGCTGGATGCGTTTCCTGCGCGTCGGCTTCCCAGATTTGCTACGCCTGCTGATGTTGCAGCCTCCCCATAATCCCCTCTGGCGCTCGTTCAGCGGCCCCTTGTTCGATTCAGCTCGTCCCCACACAATGCCCCTTGCCGCACTTCCCTTCGTCCTGCTGGTGACATGGCTGCTCCTCCGCAGGTCTCACCTCGGCTCCGCCTACGACCTAAGCCTCGTCCTGAGCCCCATCCCCCTCATTGCTCGCTTCCAGGAATATCATCATCTCGTCCTGTTGCTGATCCCTCTCTGGACCTTGATCGCGGAGGGAGCCAAGGGAACACTCCCCAGGCTTTCGTGGGTGTTGGCCATGGGAGGAGGAATGATCGTGAACGCCCACTGGATCCTCGGATGGTTGGTCGTCCGGCGGGGCTTGGGAATAGGGGCCCCTCTTTACACATCCTATACCCTCCCCTTGTTGGGAACCTTCCTGATCTGGATGGCGCTCACGTGGTCCCGCCTCGCACGGCAGATGGAGGCACCTATCATAAAGAGGATCCGTGATGAAGCCGATGCGCCCGCGTCTGGCGATGGTGAGTGAGGAGATCCGAGGAGATCTGATCGAGCCGCTGCGGTGGGTGACCCGGGTGGAGCTCCTTCACTTCTACCGTCACGCTTCCTATGGGGACCTGGATCCGGAGGCGCTGGCGGATCCCTCCTTGCGCCGCTACCGGGGTCCGGCGGACCTGCTTCGGGCCCTGGCCCGGGCCCGCCCGGACCTCCTGCAGGGGGTGGACCCCTTCGCGCTGCGCCTGATGCCCATCCTGTATACGGTCTTCGCCGTCTCCCGGATCCTCGGACGCCCCCTCCTCCTGGTGACCCTGGAGAACCGTCCCCTCCCGATCAAATACGGCCAGGGCGCTCGCCTCCTGCGTCCGCTGCTGCGCCCGGTCTTCCGATGGGCCCGCCGCATCGTGGTGCTCAACGAGGGTGCCCGCGCCAACGTGCGGTGGATCGGTCCTTTCGAAGGGAAGACCGAGCGGCGCATGTATGGGACATGGGGCGTGGACCTCGAGCGGTTCACCCCGGAGCGCGATGGTCGGGAGCCCGATTTCGGCCCCGGTCCGGTCCTCCTCTTCGTGGGGCGGCTGGTGGAGGAGAAAGGGGTGCGGGATCTGATGCAGGCCTTTCCCCGGGTTCGCGCCCGCTTCCCCCAGGCCGGCTTAGTGCTGATCGGGGGCGGCCCCCTGCGGGCGGAGCTGGAGGCCCTGAGCCGGCGCCCGCCGTGGGCCGGCGCGGTGCGCATGCTGGGCCCGGTGCGACATCAGGAGCTCCCCCCTTATTTCCGGGCAGCCGACCTCGTGATCAGCCCCTCTCGGACCACCCGCAAGTGGGCGGAGCAGGTAGGGATGGTCAACCTGCAGGCGATGGCCTGCGGGGTGCCGGTCATCACCACCCGCAGCGGGGCGATCCCGGAGTATGTCCCTGATGGAGTGGCCGGTCGGCTGGTCCCGGAGGGGGATCCGGAGGCCCTGGCCGACGCGATCCTCGCTTTGCTGGAAGACGACGCGTTGCGGCATCGTCTGGGTCGCCAGGGACGGACCTACGCCCTGGCCCATTACGACGCGCGCCAACACGTCGCCGCCGCGGAGGCGCTATGGCTGGCGCTGGCCTCTCCCGAAGCGATGCCCTGAAAGCAGAGCGCCGGCGGGAGCAAGGCCTCCTGCTCCTCTTCGCCCTGTGCGTGCTCACCTTCGTCGCCTCCATCCCGCTGCCCCGGGCCGATGGCCATCTCATCGGCTCCGATGGGGCTTTCTATTACGCTTACCTCCCCTCGCTCCTTCTGGACGGCGATCTGGACTTCCGGAACCAGTATGAGCGGTCGTTGCCCCCCGATCATCCGGCCCGCTCCCGGATCAGCCCCACCGGGATCGTCCCCAACCCGTATCCGATGGGCCCTGCCCTCCTCTGGAGCCCCTTCTTTCTCGTCGCCCACGGCCTGACGCAGGCGCTGCGCGCTGGAGGGACGTCGCTGCCCGCCGACGGCTACGGCCCGCTCTATGAGGGGGTGACGCTGCTCGCCAGCATGTTGTATGGCTTTATGGCCCTTTGGATGCTGTATCGCCTCGCCGCCCGCTGGTTCGATCCCTCCGCGGCATGGGCCGCAGTGGTTCTCCTGTGGTTTGCCGGCAACGCGGTCTACTACATGGTCGCCGAGCCGTCCATGGCGCACATGACGGCCATGTTCGCCGCCGCGCTCTTTTTCCGCTGCTGGCTGATCGCCCGGGCGCGGGATCGCGGGGGAGACTGGCTCGGGCTGGGGGCGGCGGGGGGACTGATGCTCCTGGTGCGCCCGGCGGACGCGATCTTCCTCATTGGCCCCTTCGTGGACCGTCTCCTCGGGCGGCCGCTCCGGGAGGCGCTGCGCGGGCTCCCGGCGCGCGCCCTCGCCTTCGCCGGGGCCGCCATCCTGGTCTTCCTTCCCCAGGCCCTGGCATGGGGATGGATGTATGGAGATCTGCGGCAGAGCAGCTATCTTTACGGGGCGACGGAGCCGCTGTTCCGCTGGACCTCGCCGCGCATGCTGGAGGTCTTGTTCTCCAGCTGGCACGGCCTCTTCACCTGGCATCCCATCTACGCCTTCGCCGTGCTGGGGCTGGCGTGGGCCGCGCGGCGGGATCGCCCCCTGGCCCTCGCGCTGGCCGCCGGCTTCCTCGCCCAGGTCTACCTGATCGGGGCCTGGCGCGACTGGACCCAGGGGGACGCCTTCGGGGGGCGGATGTTCCTGAGCGCGATGCCCGCCTTCGTGTTCGGGCTCTCGGCCTTGCTGGAGGCCCTGCGGCGCCGCGGTTGGCTTCGGCCAGCGCTGGCGATTGGGCTGCTCCTCATCCTCTGGAATGGCCTGTTCATGGTGCAGTATCGCTTCGGCTTCATCCCGATGTCCGCCTCTCTGACCTTCCGCCAGCTGGTGATCGAGAAGTTCCTCCTCCCCCTGGAGCTCCTGCGGCGTCTGCGCTGAGGCGGCCTACGCCAGCTCGAACTCCATCGTGACCTCCCAGCTCTCCCCCGGCGAGAGCGCCAGATCCCAGAGGGCGGTCAGGCTGGTCCCCTCGTAGACCCGCTCGAAGCCCGCCTCAGAGTTGGAGACGGCCTCCACGGGGAACTGCCACCAGCGGGCCGGCCGATCCAGGCGGATCAGGATCCGCCCCCACCATTCGTTCACGATGGCCAGCTCGTCTGCCTCGGGGAGCTCCTCGAGGGTGGCGAAGGGCCGCAGCTCCCCATCCGGCCACACCGTGTAGGCCTTGTCGCTGTCCCCGCCGGACATCCCCCAGTTGATCTCCACGCCGAAGCGGGCGCGGATGGCGGAAAGGCCCCGGGGCGTCGCCCGATAGGTGACGCGGAGGAGCGGCCGGTCGGGGAGGACCTCCAGGGTCTTCTCCAGGCGCAACGGCCTCGCCCCCCCCGGCTCCCACACGTGGCCGTCCCGGCGCAGAACGATGCGAGGGACGGGTTCCGTCTCCAGGGCGATCCGCTCGTAGGGCTGGTTCACGAAGTCTCCCCACTCCGCATGCTGCGCGCGGTAGAAGTCCATCAGGGAAGTCTCCGGGGCCACCACGTGATCGATCAGCCCGGTCCGCCGATACCAGTCCACGATCAGGCGCTCCTCCAGGCCGTATTCCTTCACCCGAACCCGATGGGTGTGAATGCTTTCCAGACGGCCCTCCTCTCCGGTTCGGACGATCTCCCCCCGGGCGGCCGCCTCCAGGAGCACCTGATGGTAGCCCTCGCGATGCCGGGTCATCCCGTTGAGCAGGTTCAGGGCGGCGTCCCGCCGGTCCCACTCCAGCAGCTGTCCGCCCAGATGAGGGCTGATCAGCAACCACTGGTGGGGCGTGCCGATCACCACCTCCTCCCGGGTGTCGGCGTCGAAATCCACCGGCTCCACATACGCCCAGGGACCCGGCCCGTAACGGACCTCATCGGCGATGGCCTCGGCGGTGATCAGATGCTGATAGTTGGCCTCCCGGATGTGGAACAGGTAGATCCCTCCGAACACCCCGTGCCAGTAGGGGCAGTTGCACTGACCCGCCCAGACATGATCGAGGGCCTCCGCCCGCCGCTCTGGGTCCGGGATGCGGTGGGCCTTCCGGCTGACCCAGAGCATCTTCTTGTGCATCTGGTTGACTTCGGGATATTTGGCCAGGAAGACCCGCCAGAACCCGCCCCGGATGAAGCGCAGCAGATCGTCGCGCCCCTCCGCCTGCAGCTGATGCTTAAGGGCGGTGAGGGCGGCGGAGGCTTCGGGGGGCAGGGCCCATTCGGTCATCTCATCGTAAGAGGCGGTGGGCAGATAGACCCGGCCCAAGGGAGGGAAGCGGGCGGCGTATTCGCCCGGCGGGATGGGGATCAGCCAGTCGGCGTTCTCCTCCAGAGCGGTGAAGAACTCTTCGATCCATCCCCGATCCCAGCAATGGATATCGGTCCCCGGCCAGAGCCCGAATTTCTCCCCATCGTCCCCCATCACGGCGACGCGGGGCGGGGCGCCAGGGGGCAGGGGCCGCTCCGCCTGCTCCCGCAGCCAGGCGATCACCTCCCGAACCGGCGCCCAGGGGATGGTGTAGCGCAGGTGTTTGGAGGTGCCGAAGATCTTGAGGGGGAAGCCCAGCTCCTCCGTGATGTAATATCCGAACAGATCGTCATCGCTCAGCCCCACCCATTTGAAGTGGGTGTCATCCACAATGGTGTAGGCGATGCCGGCCTGGGCCAGAGCGCGAGGAAGGTGGGGCTCCCAGACCCGCTCCGCCAGCCAGAACCCGGTGGGCTCCGCCCCGAAATCGGCCCGCACGGATTCGATGTGCTTGCGGATCTGCCCCTCTTTGTCTTCATCGGGGATCACCGCCAGGATCGGCTCGTAATAGGCCCCGGCCATGATCTCCACCTGCCCCCGGGCCACCAGGCGACGGATCCGGAGAAGGAGCTCCGGCCGGTGCTCCTGCAGCCAGTCTCGCAGCGGGCCAGTGTAATGCAGGGCCACCCGGACCCCTGGGTGGCGCTCCAGGGCGGCGATCATAGGCTCATACGCCCGGCGATAGGCCTCCTCGAACACCCAGTCGAAGTTCCCCACCGGTTGGTGGTTGTGGAACGCCAGCGCAAGGTAGATCGTCCCCATTGTGTATCCCTCCGCCGTCGGGACGGGCTCCCCGCTCCAGGGCCCGACGCCGCTGCCTCCGCCCCCGCCGCACAGTCCCGGAAAGCCCTATCCCGATCGGAATGAGATGGATAAAGCGCTTTACTAAATGCGATAGATTAAATCCGGCGGGGATGTTTGGCAAAGGGGGTGGGGAAGCTTCACAGGGGGGCGATGACCCCGACGGTGGTCCCGCTGGGGAGGTGGAGGTCGGGGAAGTCCTCGGGGGTGACGTCGCCGGCGATGATGCAGTTGCGGCCGATGCGGGCGTTCGGGGGGATGATCGCGTTCTTGCCCACCAGGGTCAGCCCGGAGGAGAGGTCCCCCAGGCGGTTGGGGCTGTAATCCATCCCGTAGCCCAGGTGGGCCTCGGCGCCCACCACCACGTTCTTGTCCACAATGCAGCGGTCTACCACCGCCCCGGGCTCGATGACCGTGTCGGTCATGATCACCGAGTAGCGGACCACGGCGCCGCGTTTGACCCGCACGCCCGGGGAGAGGACGCTGTATTCCACCGTGCCCTCAATGATACAGCCGTCGGAGATCAGGCTGTGGGCGACGTGGGCGCCGGTGCGGATGTTGACCGGCGGCCGCTCCTCGCTGCGGGTGTGGATCACCCATTCCCGATCGTGGAGATCCAAGGGTGGGTTGTCCGCCAGCAAATCCATGTGGGCCTCCCAGTAGGCCTGCACGGTCCCCACGTCCACCCAGTAGCCGCTGAACCGATAAGCGTAAACCCGGTAGGCCTCGATCATGCGGGGGATGATGTCCTTGCCGAAGTCGTGGGTGCTCTCCGGGTTGCGGGCGTCCTCCGTGAGCACCTCGCGCAGCACCTCCGGCCGGAAGACGTAGATCCCCATGGAAGCCAGGGTGCTCCGGGGACGGATGGGTTTCTCCTCGAAACGGATCACCCGTCCCTCCTCATCGGTCTCCAGGATGCCGAAGCGGGAGGCCTCCTCCAGAGGCACGGGGAGGACGGCGATGGTGAGATCGGCGTTCTTCTCCGTGTGGAGGCGGAGCATGGGGTTGTAGTTCATCTTGTAAACGTGGTCGCCGGCCAGGATCAACACGTGGGTGGGCCGGTGGTGCTCGATGAAATCCAGGTTCTGATAGATCGCGTCCGCCGTCCCCTGATACCAGTCGGAGTCCGCCCGCCCCAGATAGGGGGTGAGGATCCAGACCCCGCGATGGAACCCGTTGAGATCCCATGGGGCGCCGCTGCCGATGTGCTCGTGGAGGGAGCGGGGTCGGAACTGGGTGCAGACACCCACCAGGTAGATGCCAGAGTTCACGCAATTGGAGAGGGTGAAATCGATGATGCGGTATTTTCCGGCGAACGGAACCGCGGGCTTGGCCCGCTTCTGGGTGAGAATGCTCAGGCGGGTGCCCTTGCCCCCCGCCAGGATCATCGCCACCGTGCGCATCCCCTATCCCCTTGATCCGAATCCTGACCGGAGTCCGCCGCGATCTCCCCGCTCGCGACGCGAGGCAACCGCTTCATCTGCAGCCCGGAGCGACCTGCTCCCTCCTGCCCAACAAACCTCCCTGGCATTAGGGATTATGCCACGCGAGCGCCCGCCGGTAAAGGTCCTCGTAGGCCCGGGCGGAGGCGGACCAGGAGAAATCCCGATTCATGGCCCGCCGCTGGGCTGCCCGCCAAGCCGGGCGATCCGCGTAAAGAGCCAGGGCGCGGTCCACCGCGGTGAGGAAGGCCTCCACCGAGAACGGCGAGAACACGAAGCCCGTGCCGGCTTCTTGATCGATGTCCAGGACGGTGTCGGCCAAGCCGCCCACCGCGTGGACCAGGGGGAGGGCGCCGTAGCGCATGGCGATCATCTGGCCCAGGCCGCAGGGCTCGAACTTCGAGGGCATCAGGAACACATCCGCGCCGCCGTAGAGCAGGCGGGCCAGACGCTCGTCGTGGGCCAGCCGCACCCCGGCCTGTCCGGGGAATCGATCGGGCCACGCCGCGAGGGCCGCCTCATATTCCGGCATCCCGGTCCCCAGGACCGCCATCTGGATCCCACGGGCGAACAGGGCCTCGGCGGCCTCCAGGAGCAAGGGGAGGCCCTTCTGTTCGATCAGACGCCCGATGAAAGCGAAGAGCGCGGTCTCCTCCCGCACGGGCAAACCGAAGGCCTCCTGGGCGGCCCGTTTGTTCTCCATCCGCCGCTCCAGGGTCTCCGCGTCGAACCGAGCGGCCAGGGCCGGATCCGTGCGGGGATCCCAGGCCTCCGGGTCCAGGCCGTTCAGGATGCCGACCAAGCGATCAGCCCGTCGCCGGAGCAGGGGCTCCAGGCCGAAGCCGAACTCGGGGGTGAGGATCTCCCGGGCGTAGCGGGGGCTCACGGTGTTGACCGCGTCGGCGTGGGCGATGCCCCGGGCCAGCCAGTTGATGTGGCCGGGCGGCTCCACCTCCAGCCGATCCACATGTTCGGAGATCCCTCCGAAGGCCAGCAGGGCATCCCCGGTGATCCCCTGATACGCCATGTTGTGGATGGTGAAGACCGTAGCGATGGGGCGGTAGAAGCGATCCCGTCGGCCGACGGTGGCCAGCCAGAGGAACAGGAACCCGGTGTGCCAGTCGTTGCCGTGGAGGATCTCCGGCTGCCAGTCGAGGTGGCGCAGCAGGGCCAGGGCCGCCCGGCAGAAGAAGATGAACCGCTGGGGATCATCCGGGTATCCATACACCCGGTCCCGGCCGAAATATCCCTCATCCCAGAGGAAGTATGTGGGGACTCCTGTGGTCTCACTCACCTCGACCTCGACCACCCGGATCTCCCCGGCGAGGCCCAGGGGGACCGGGAGGGGGGGGCGCAGGGGACGAAGGTCGTAAGCGGATCCCGGGATGGCCCGGTAGCGAGGGAGGACCACCCGGACGTCGTGGCCCATCGCCCGCAACGCCCGGGGAAGTCCATATCCGACATCGGCCAGCCCGCCGACTTTGATGAAGGGAGCCGCCTCCGCGATCACGTACAGGATGCGCATGTCGGCCTCCCGGCGCGCGAGCGGGAGAAGCCCGCGAAGGAGGGTTCTGTCGCTTTCATTATGCCACAAGCCATAAGCGGATCCGCGGGCTTCCGCTCCGTTCGACCGCGGTAGGGCTGAACGCAGCTCCCTGCCCGGAGCGCTGGAAAACCCTGTCCCCTCCCCTCTGGGCGGGAAACGTCCCAGGCCGATCGATTTGGACGGATTCAGCGCTTGAAATAGAATAAAAAGCAACCGTCAAGACCCCGCCCTCGCCACCATCGCCGCCCATCGGATCCGGACCGAAGGGGGTTCCCGATGCGCGTGGTTTTCCCATTTACGGCGATCGTCGACCAGGAACGGATGAAGCGGGCCCTGGTGCTCTGCGCCATCTATCCCCAGATCGGCGGGGTGCTGATCCGGGGGGAGCGGGGCACTGCCAAGTCCACCGCCGCCCGCGCCCTGGCCGCCCTCCTGCCTGAGATCGACGTGGTCGCGGATTGCCCTTTCTCCTGCGACCCGCACCAGCCTGCCGCCTGGTGCACCCTCTGCCGGGAGCGGGTGGAGCGCGGCGAGACCCTCCCGGTGGCTCGGCGCAAAACCCGCTTCGTGGACCTGCCGGTGAGCGCCACGGAGGATCGCGTGGTGGGCACCCTGGACATCGAGCGGGCGATTCAGAAGGGGGAGCGCCGCTTCGAGCCCGGGGTGCTGGCCATGGCCAACCGGGGCCTGCTGTATGTCGATGAGGTAAACCTGTTGGACGATCACATCGTGGACGTGCTGCTGGACGCGGCGGCGATGGGGGTGAATATCGTCGAGCGGGAGGGCATCTCCTTCCAACATCCGGCTCGCTTCATCCTGGTGGGCACGATGAACCCTGAGGAGGGAGACCTGCGGCCCCAGCTGCTGGACCGCTTCGCTCTGTGCGTGAACGTGGAGGGAGTGCGGGATCCCGCCCAGCGGGCGGAGATCCTACGGCGCAACCTCGCCTTTGAGCAGGACCCCGAGGGGTTCCGGGCGGAGTGGGAGCCTTACGAGCGGCAGCTTTCGGAGGAGATCGCCGCCGCCCGGGAGCAGCTCCCCCATGTGGTGCACACCCCGCGGGATCTGCTGCTGATCGCCGGGCTGGTCTCCAGCCTGGGAGTGGACGGCCATCGGGCGGATCTGGTGATCCTCAAGACAGCACGGGCCCATGCCGCCTTCAAGGGCCGGGATCAGATCACCGAGGAGGACATCCTGCTGGCGGCCGAGCTGGCGTTGCCCCATCGCCTCAAGCGCCGGCCCTTCGACGAGGATGGGCACCTCACTCTGGAGCAGCTGGCCGAGCGCATGGAGCAGGTCCGGCGCCAGATCGAAGGCAACGCCCCCTCTCAGCCCGCCTCCTCCCCGGAGGGAGGAACCCCAAAAAAAGCGCAACGCATCGACGGGGAGCTTCGTGATCTAAGCCGACCCATGGGGGAGGAATCCGCGCCGTTGCAGCGCCAGACGGTCACGCGTCAGGAAGGCGTGTGGTGGGAGGGAGGGAAGCCGGTCCCGATTGGGGAGACGTTTCGGGTGAAGCGCCTGGACACGCCGAAGGATCGGCGGGAGCGACGAGTCGGAGGCCGTCGCAGCGTCACCCGCTCCGCCCGCAAGCGGGGCCGTTACATCTGGGCGCGCCCCTCTCCGGGCCAGGCGGATGATCTGGCCTTTGATGCCACCTTCCGGGCGGCTGCCCCCCACCAGATCGAGCGGGATCGTTCCCAAACTGCTCTGGCCATCCATCCGGAGGACTACCATCGCAAGGTGCGGGTCCGCCGGGCCGCCAACCTGATCCTGTTCGTGGTGGACGCTTCGTGGAGCATGGCGGTGGCGGAGCGGATGGAGGCCACCAAGGGGGCGATCCTCTCCCTGTTGACGGATGCCTATCAACGGCGGGATCGGGTGGGGCTGATCGTTTTTCAGAAGGATCGGGCTCGTCTGGTGCTGCCGCCCACCTCCAGCGTGGACCTGGCCAAGAAGGCGCTGGAGGACATCCCGGTGGGGGGCAAGACGCCGCTGTCGGCGGGCCTGCTTCTGGCGTATGAGGTGCTCTGCCGGGAGATGCTCCTGCGCCCGGAGGTGCGTCCGCTGATGATCTTGCTGACCGATGGGGCGGGGAACGTCTCCATGAGCGAGCTGCCGCCGCAGGAGGAGGCTCATCGCATTGCCGATCTCTTCCGGGAGCGGGGAATCCCGTGCGTGGTCATCAACATGGAGCACGCGGCCTTCGATCAGGGCCTCGCCCAGGCCCTGGCCGATCACCT includes:
- a CDS encoding alpha-amylase/4-alpha-glucanotransferase domain-containing protein, whose protein sequence is MGTIYLALAFHNHQPVGNFDWVFEEAYRRAYEPMIAALERHPGVRVALHYTGPLRDWLQEHRPELLLRIRRLVARGQVEIMAGAYYEPILAVIPDEDKEGQIRKHIESVRADFGAEPTGFWLAERVWEPHLPRALAQAGIAYTIVDDTHFKWVGLSDDDLFGYYITEELGFPLKIFGTSKHLRYTIPWAPVREVIAWLREQAERPLPPGAPPRVAVMGDDGEKFGLWPGTDIHCWDRGWIEEFFTALEENADWLIPIPPGEYAARFPPLGRVYLPTASYDEMTEWALPPEASAALTALKHQLQAEGRDDLLRFIRGGFWRVFLAKYPEVNQMHKKMLWVSRKAHRIPDPERRAEALDHVWAGQCNCPYWHGVFGGIYLFHIREANYQHLITAEAIADEVRYGPGPWAYVEPVDFDADTREEVVIGTPHQWLLISPHLGGQLLEWDRRDAALNLLNGMTRHREGYHQVLLEAAARGEIVRTGEEGRLESIHTHRVRVKEYGLEERLIVDWYRRTGLIDHVVAPETSLMDFYRAQHAEWGDFVNQPYERIALETEPVPRIVLRRDGHVWEPGGARPLRLEKTLEVLPDRPLLRVTYRATPRGLSAIRARFGVEINWGMSGGDSDKAYTVWPDGELRPFATLEELPEADELAIVNEWWGRILIRLDRPARWWQFPVEAVSNSEAGFERVYEGTSLTALWDLALSPGESWEVTMEFELA
- a CDS encoding glucose-1-phosphate adenylyltransferase; this encodes MRTVAMILAGGKGTRLSILTQKRAKPAVPFAGKYRIIDFTLSNCVNSGIYLVGVCTQFRPRSLHEHIGSGAPWDLNGFHRGVWILTPYLGRADSDWYQGTADAIYQNLDFIEHHRPTHVLILAGDHVYKMNYNPMLRLHTEKNADLTIAVLPVPLEEASRFGILETDEEGRVIRFEEKPIRPRSTLASMGIYVFRPEVLREVLTEDARNPESTHDFGKDIIPRMIEAYRVYAYRFSGYWVDVGTVQAYWEAHMDLLADNPPLDLHDREWVIHTRSEERPPVNIRTGAHVAHSLISDGCIIEGTVEYSVLSPGVRVKRGAVVRYSVIMTDTVIEPGAVVDRCIVDKNVVVGAEAHLGYGMDYSPNRLGDLSSGLTLVGKNAIIPPNARIGRNCIIAGDVTPEDFPDLHLPSGTTVGVIAPL
- a CDS encoding glycogen synthase, whose translation is MRILYVIAEAAPFIKVGGLADVGYGLPRALRAMGHDVRVVLPRYRAIPGSAYDLRPLRPPLPVPLGLAGEIRVVEVEVSETTGVPTYFLWDEGYFGRDRVYGYPDDPQRFIFFCRAALALLRHLDWQPEILHGNDWHTGFLFLWLATVGRRDRFYRPIATVFTIHNMAYQGITGDALLAFGGISEHVDRLEVEPPGHINWLARGIAHADAVNTVSPRYAREILTPEFGFGLEPLLRRRADRLVGILNGLDPEAWDPRTDPALAARFDAETLERRMENKRAAQEAFGLPVREETALFAFIGRLIEQKGLPLLLEAAEALFARGIQMAVLGTGMPEYEAALAAWPDRFPGQAGVRLAHDERLARLLYGGADVFLMPSKFEPCGLGQMIAMRYGALPLVHAVGGLADTVLDIDQEAGTGFVFSPFSVEAFLTAVDRALALYADRPAWRAAQRRAMNRDFSWSASARAYEDLYRRALAWHNP
- a CDS encoding putative cobaltochelatase; this encodes MRVVFPFTAIVDQERMKRALVLCAIYPQIGGVLIRGERGTAKSTAARALAALLPEIDVVADCPFSCDPHQPAAWCTLCRERVERGETLPVARRKTRFVDLPVSATEDRVVGTLDIERAIQKGERRFEPGVLAMANRGLLYVDEVNLLDDHIVDVLLDAAAMGVNIVEREGISFQHPARFILVGTMNPEEGDLRPQLLDRFALCVNVEGVRDPAQRAEILRRNLAFEQDPEGFRAEWEPYERQLSEEIAAAREQLPHVVHTPRDLLLIAGLVSSLGVDGHRADLVILKTARAHAAFKGRDQITEEDILLAAELALPHRLKRRPFDEDGHLTLEQLAERMEQVRRQIEGNAPSQPASSPEGGTPKKAQRIDGELRDLSRPMGEESAPLQRQTVTRQEGVWWEGGKPVPIGETFRVKRLDTPKDRRERRVGGRRSVTRSARKRGRYIWARPSPGQADDLAFDATFRAAAPHQIERDRSQTALAIHPEDYHRKVRVRRAANLILFVVDASWSMAVAERMEATKGAILSLLTDAYQRRDRVGLIVFQKDRARLVLPPTSSVDLAKKALEDIPVGGKTPLSAGLLLAYEVLCREMLLRPEVRPLMILLTDGAGNVSMSELPPQEEAHRIADLFRERGIPCVVINMEHAAFDQGLAQALADHLGAPCYTLHELKAESLYSTVRSALG